The following proteins are co-located in the Pomacea canaliculata isolate SZHN2017 linkage group LG10, ASM307304v1, whole genome shotgun sequence genome:
- the LOC112574165 gene encoding chromodomain-helicase-DNA-binding protein Mi-2 homolog, translating into MASINPKRFILQAIEHLRGRKARPDLHRICNMLKKRHSFNFADTTRCIENLMDMGIIIKVEYKGSISYRDAARWKKGHVAGQIINSDVLVSKIQGAIDAIESQARAADGNHANGCGDSADSTEEIGGGTKEEIEQYLRSQNGEANCQLSGDAMFEALIREVERQTLRKICDRYFVGKRVIPSPQQRRSRSPVKLSESSPKAKRAVSASPNPDKEDSSSDAGSVRKRGRPPSKRKRFKKNHGDDFEVLPIGKPRKVASAETQDADTLERKELDLPPELAPESSLHEKFRRCNDDHLTEVPSRHEGQEQDLLVCTICHIKAHPYCVNYSEERLERIDRNTWRCVTCKQCSVCNSFVKAAIPVICSGCDKAYHRSCHQPILKKRPKDGWKCSECVTDAQVMGLVIRQQVDHDDLSLHDSLPSSVHPENAETEHLFHQHPVTHHLLIM; encoded by the exons ATGGCTTCTATAAATCCCAAACGTTTTATTTTGCAAGCTATTGAACATCTTCGAGGGCGGAAAGCGCGACCCGATCTTCACCGAATCTGCAACATGCTGAAGAAAAGGCACAGTTTCAACTTTGCGGACACGACGCGCTGCATCGAAAACCTGATGGATATGGGAATTATTATCAAAGTGGAATACAAAGGAAGTATCAGCTACCGAGATGCAGCGAGGTGGAAAAAAGGACATGTGGCAGGACAGATTATCAACTCCGACGTTCTCGTGTCCAAAATTCAAGGTGCCATTGATGCCATTGAGAGTCAAGCTAGAGCCGCAGACGGCAACCATGCAAACGGCTGCGGAGACAGTGCCGATAGTACAGAAGAAATCGGAGGAGGGACCAAAGAAGAGATTGAGCAATATCTTAGGTCGCAGAATGGTGAAGCAAACTGTCAGCTCTCGGGAGATGCCATGTTTGAAGCGCTGATACGAGAAGTTGAGAGACAAACTCTGCGCAAAATTTGCGACAGGTATTTCGTCGGCAAGCGGGTTATCCCGTCTCCGCAGCAGCGCCGCAGCCGCTCGCCCGTAAAACTCTCAGAATCGTCCCCAAAAGCGAAGCGCGCAGTGTCCGCTTCTCCCAACCCAGATAAAGAAGATTCTTCTTCTGATGCCGGCAGTGTCAGGAAGAGAGGTCGCCCCCCATCTAAAAGAAAG AGATTCAAGAAAAATCATGGGGATGACTTTGAAGTTCTTCCCATTGGAAAACCAAGAAAAGTTGCAAGTGCAGAGACTCAAGATGCTGATACTTTGGAAAGAAAAGAACTTGATTTACCACCAGAGCTGGCACCAGAATCGTCACTGCATGAAAAATTCCGGCGCTGTAATGATGACCACCTGACAGAAGTGCCAAGTCGCCATGAGGGTCAGGAGCAGGATCTGCTAGTGTGCACCATTTGTCACATAAAGG ctcaTCCTTATTGTGTCAATTATTCTGAAGAACGGTTAGAGAGGATTGACCGTAATACCTGGCGTTGCGTGACATGCAAGCAGTGCTCTGTGTGCAACTCTTTTGTAAAAGCT GCAATCCCAGTTATTTGCAGTGGATGTGACAAGGCCTATCACAGATCTTGCCATCAGCCAATCTTGAAGAAACGACCCAAAG ATGGCTGGAAGTGCTCTGAGTGTGTGACAGATGCCCAGGTGATGGGTTTAGTGATCAGACAGCAAGTTGACCATGATGACTTAAGCCTGCATGACTCCCTGCCGTCATCAGTCCACCCAG aaAATGCAGAAACAGAACATCTTTTCCACCAACACCCTGTGACTCACCATCTCCTGATAATGTAG